A region from the Salidesulfovibrio onnuriiensis genome encodes:
- the nifK gene encoding nitrogenase molybdenum-iron protein subunit beta translates to MLLRHTPDTISERSALVVNPAKTCQPIGAMYAALGIHGCLPHSHGSQGCCAYHRSTLTRHYKEPISAATSSFTEGASVFGGQANLLQAIDNIFTVYEPEVIAVHTTCLSETIGDDLNQIRDKAEKEGKIPEGKHVIGASTPSYVGSHVTGFSNMVKAMALAAEKTGRKNGKINIIPGWVEPADMEEIKRLAAMVGVEFILFPDTSGVLNGPLSGEYHMFPEGGVTMKELRSAGDSMGTLALGEWCSADAARALDSAHKVPCRVLDMPFGLQATDRFIDALRTVAGVSVPEEIAHERGQLVDMMSDMHQYFYHKKVALVGDPDQLIAMTEFLVSIDMCPVHVVTGTPGKRFEKRIREITADMPFEVNVRAAGDMFLLHQWIKNEPVDLIMGNTYCKYIARDEDIPLVRWGFPILDRVGHQYFPTVGYKGGLRLLEKILGVLLDRKDRDASEESFELVL, encoded by the coding sequence ATGTTACTGAGACACACTCCGGATACGATATCGGAACGCAGCGCCCTGGTCGTCAACCCGGCCAAGACCTGCCAGCCCATCGGCGCCATGTACGCGGCCCTCGGCATCCACGGGTGCCTGCCGCACAGCCACGGCTCGCAGGGGTGCTGCGCCTACCACCGCAGCACGCTGACAAGGCACTACAAGGAACCCATTTCCGCGGCCACCAGCTCCTTTACCGAAGGCGCGTCCGTGTTCGGCGGCCAGGCCAACCTGCTGCAGGCCATCGACAACATCTTCACGGTCTACGAGCCGGAAGTGATCGCCGTGCACACCACCTGCCTGTCCGAAACCATCGGCGACGACCTGAACCAGATCCGGGACAAGGCCGAGAAGGAGGGCAAGATCCCGGAAGGCAAGCACGTCATCGGCGCATCCACGCCCAGCTATGTGGGCTCCCATGTGACCGGTTTCTCCAACATGGTCAAGGCCATGGCCCTGGCGGCGGAAAAGACCGGCAGGAAGAACGGGAAGATCAACATCATCCCCGGCTGGGTCGAACCCGCCGACATGGAGGAGATCAAGCGTCTCGCCGCCATGGTGGGCGTGGAGTTCATCCTGTTTCCGGATACCTCTGGCGTGCTCAACGGCCCGCTTTCCGGCGAGTACCACATGTTCCCCGAAGGCGGGGTGACCATGAAGGAACTTAGGTCCGCGGGCGATTCCATGGGCACCCTGGCCCTGGGCGAATGGTGCTCGGCCGATGCCGCCCGCGCCCTGGACTCCGCCCACAAGGTGCCCTGCCGGGTGCTGGACATGCCCTTCGGTCTGCAGGCCACGGACCGCTTCATCGACGCGCTGCGCACGGTGGCGGGCGTGTCCGTTCCCGAGGAGATCGCCCATGAACGCGGGCAGCTCGTGGACATGATGTCGGACATGCACCAGTACTTCTACCACAAAAAGGTGGCCCTGGTGGGCGACCCGGACCAGCTCATCGCCATGACCGAGTTCCTGGTGTCCATCGACATGTGCCCGGTGCACGTGGTCACCGGCACCCCGGGCAAGCGTTTCGAGAAGCGCATCCGGGAGATCACTGCGGACATGCCGTTCGAGGTCAACGTCAGGGCGGCGGGGGACATGTTCCTGCTCCACCAGTGGATCAAGAACGAGCCCGTGGACCTGATCATGGGCAACACCTACTGCAAGTATATCGCCCGCGACGAGGACATTCCGCTGGTGCGCTGGGGCTTCCCAATCCTGGACCGCGTCGGCCACCAGTACTTCCCCACCGTGGGCTACAAGGGCGGCCTCCGGCTGCTGGAAAAGATCCTCGGCGTGCTTCTGGACCGCAAGGACAGGGACGCCTCCGAGGAGTCCTTTGAACTCGTCCTGTAA
- a CDS encoding radical SAM protein has product MHLPVAPRANSRIRYGASGMKSRVLSPGEALAWLGRTLDGGADIGVVGITGPGDPFAAPELTLETLELVRGAHPDMPLCVTTNGLNVADHARALADLGLSHVTVEVHAVDPKVAENIYAWVRPGTRTIPLAQGVRELLNAQAGAITALRKAGLTVKVNTTIFKGINAAHVEEVAKVVSGLGADIMAVAPCCPFEGGEDAIPGSELMSTAMELAGRHMELMAAWEACGRDLVGTDIPESSCDLAFAQTGAPKPTAERPNIAVASSGGMDVDQHLGHAARLLVYGPREDGLPCLLGTRFAPEPGGGDARWKLLAERLSDCFALLVSSAGERPRKVLSDSGLSVLVTDCGVEGMVDALYGGGKRRKK; this is encoded by the coding sequence ATGCACCTGCCCGTGGCGCCTCGGGCCAACAGCCGCATCCGGTACGGCGCCTCGGGCATGAAAAGCCGGGTGCTCTCCCCCGGGGAGGCTTTGGCCTGGCTCGGCAGGACCCTGGACGGCGGCGCGGATATCGGCGTGGTGGGCATCACCGGGCCGGGAGATCCCTTTGCCGCGCCCGAATTGACCCTGGAAACCCTGGAACTGGTGCGCGGGGCCCATCCGGACATGCCCCTGTGCGTGACCACCAACGGCCTGAACGTGGCCGACCATGCCCGCGCCCTGGCCGACCTGGGCCTGTCCCATGTCACCGTGGAGGTGCATGCCGTGGACCCGAAGGTGGCCGAGAACATTTACGCCTGGGTGCGTCCCGGCACCCGGACCATCCCCCTGGCCCAGGGTGTCAGGGAGCTGCTCAACGCCCAGGCCGGGGCCATCACGGCCCTCAGGAAGGCCGGGCTGACCGTGAAGGTCAACACCACCATCTTCAAGGGAATCAACGCCGCCCATGTGGAGGAGGTCGCCAAGGTCGTCTCCGGGCTCGGGGCGGACATCATGGCGGTTGCGCCATGCTGCCCGTTCGAGGGCGGCGAGGACGCAATCCCCGGTTCCGAGCTCATGAGCACGGCCATGGAGCTGGCCGGACGGCACATGGAGCTCATGGCCGCCTGGGAGGCCTGCGGACGCGATCTGGTGGGCACGGACATCCCGGAATCGTCCTGCGATCTCGCCTTTGCGCAGACCGGCGCGCCCAAGCCCACGGCGGAGCGCCCCAACATCGCGGTGGCCAGCTCCGGCGGTATGGACGTGGACCAGCACCTGGGTCATGCGGCCCGGCTGCTAGTCTACGGCCCGCGCGAGGATGGTTTGCCCTGCCTGCTCGGCACCCGGTTCGCCCCGGAGCCCGGGGGAGGGGACGCCCGCTGGAAGCTCCTGGCCGAACGCCTTTCCGACTGCTTTGCCCTGCTGGTGAGCAGCGCGGGAGAGCGGCCCCGCAAGGTGCTTTCCGATTCCGGCCTGAGCGTGCTGGTCACGGATTGCGGCGTGGAGGGCATGGTGGATGCGCTCTATGGCGGCGGCAAGAGAAGAAAGAAGTAA
- a CDS encoding (2Fe-2S) ferredoxin domain-containing protein, translating into MAVPERQILVCQSFRAGGEPKGICHKQTDGFLQYIEEEILDRGLDMQVVATGCLKQCEVGPVMVIQPENWWFKGIDSEEAIDAVLDSLEAGEPAADYLIS; encoded by the coding sequence ATGGCTGTTCCCGAAAGACAAATACTCGTTTGCCAGAGTTTCCGCGCCGGCGGCGAGCCCAAGGGCATCTGTCACAAGCAGACCGACGGATTTCTGCAGTACATCGAGGAGGAAATCCTGGACCGCGGCCTGGACATGCAGGTGGTGGCCACGGGCTGTCTCAAGCAGTGCGAGGTTGGGCCCGTCATGGTCATCCAGCCCGAGAACTGGTGGTTCAAGGGGATCGACAGCGAGGAGGCCATAGACGCGGTTCTCGATTCCCTGGAAGCGGGCGAACCCGCCGCGGACTACCTGATTTCATAG
- a CDS encoding GNAT family N-acetyltransferase translates to MTAAVTIRKARHEDMAALCSLLEMLFSIEEDFAFDVRKQCCGLGLMLEGSGRAVFVAEADGMVVGMCSGQLNVSTAEGAPSVLVEDMAVAVPWQGRGIGRMLMDAVHGWAADNGALRMQLLADRDNGPALGFYSRIGWKRTNLVCLTRRVFSEERI, encoded by the coding sequence ATGACTGCCGCCGTCACCATACGCAAGGCCCGCCATGAGGACATGGCCGCGCTGTGTTCCCTGCTGGAGATGCTCTTTTCCATCGAGGAGGACTTTGCCTTCGACGTCCGGAAACAGTGCTGCGGCCTGGGGCTGATGCTTGAAGGCTCCGGGCGCGCCGTGTTCGTGGCCGAGGCCGACGGCATGGTGGTGGGCATGTGTTCCGGCCAGCTCAACGTTTCCACCGCCGAGGGGGCTCCCTCGGTGCTGGTGGAGGACATGGCCGTCGCCGTCCCCTGGCAGGGGCGGGGCATCGGCAGGATGCTCATGGACGCCGTGCACGGCTGGGCCGCCGACAATGGCGCGCTGCGCATGCAGCTTTTGGCCGACCGGGACAATGGGCCCGCATTGGGATTCTACTCCCGGATCGGCTGGAAACGGACCAATCTCGTCTGCCTGACAAGGCGGGTATTTTCGGAGGAACGGATATGA
- the nifE gene encoding nitrogenase iron-molybdenum cofactor biosynthesis protein NifE gives MKCEASALLDERREQVHRTGQGPIDMACNRDSLAGAVSQRACVFCGSRVVLYPIADALHLVHGPVGCAVYTWDIRGALSSGPELHRLSFTTDLQETDVIFGGERKLEAALDELIDRHGPKAAFVYSTCIVGIIGDDLEAVCRRMEEKKGIPVIPVQSEGFKGNKREGYNAACKALFRLVGTGDTSRISGISVNILGDFNLAGEIWIIREYFRRMGVEVVANITGDGRVADIRRCHGAALNVVQCSGATLDLAKMMEEEYGIPYIRVSYLGIEDMAESLYAVADHFSEADSDISRRTSELVKEELDLLMPRLQEFRRDLEGKRVAIYVGGAFKAFSLIKAFRHLGMQVVMVGSQTGTEEDYRELEAITDPGTIIVDDSNPLELSAFIKEKDVDVFVGGVKERPIAFKMGVGFCDHNHERKESLEGFVGMYNFAREIHASAMSPVWKFVPRREVRNA, from the coding sequence ATGAAATGCGAAGCAAGCGCCCTGCTGGACGAACGCCGCGAACAGGTGCACCGCACCGGACAGGGGCCCATCGACATGGCCTGCAACCGCGATTCCCTGGCGGGAGCCGTGAGCCAGCGCGCCTGCGTTTTCTGCGGTTCGCGCGTGGTGCTCTATCCCATAGCCGACGCCCTGCACCTGGTGCACGGCCCGGTGGGCTGCGCGGTCTATACCTGGGACATCCGGGGCGCGCTTTCCAGCGGCCCGGAGCTGCATCGTCTCAGCTTCACCACCGACCTGCAGGAGACCGACGTCATCTTCGGCGGTGAAAGGAAACTGGAGGCCGCCCTGGACGAGCTCATCGACAGGCACGGCCCCAAGGCCGCCTTTGTCTACTCCACCTGCATCGTGGGCATCATCGGCGACGATCTCGAGGCCGTGTGCCGCAGGATGGAGGAAAAGAAGGGCATCCCGGTCATCCCGGTGCAGTCCGAAGGGTTCAAGGGCAACAAGCGCGAGGGATACAACGCGGCCTGCAAGGCCCTGTTCCGGCTGGTGGGCACCGGTGACACGTCGAGGATATCCGGGATCTCCGTGAACATCCTCGGCGATTTCAACCTGGCGGGCGAGATCTGGATCATCCGGGAATATTTCCGGCGCATGGGCGTCGAGGTGGTGGCCAACATCACGGGCGACGGCAGGGTGGCGGACATCCGCCGCTGCCACGGGGCCGCGCTCAACGTGGTCCAGTGTTCGGGCGCGACCCTCGATCTGGCGAAGATGATGGAGGAGGAGTACGGCATCCCCTACATCCGCGTCTCCTACCTCGGCATTGAGGACATGGCCGAATCCCTGTACGCCGTCGCCGACCACTTCAGCGAAGCGGACTCCGACATTTCACGGCGCACCTCCGAGCTGGTGAAGGAGGAACTCGACCTGCTCATGCCGCGCCTGCAGGAGTTCCGCAGGGATCTCGAAGGCAAGAGGGTGGCCATCTACGTGGGCGGGGCGTTCAAGGCCTTTTCGCTCATCAAGGCCTTCCGGCACCTGGGCATGCAGGTGGTCATGGTCGGCTCCCAGACCGGCACCGAGGAGGACTACCGGGAGCTGGAGGCCATCACCGATCCCGGCACCATCATCGTGGACGACTCCAACCCCCTGGAGCTTTCGGCCTTCATCAAGGAAAAGGACGTGGACGTCTTCGTGGGCGGGGTCAAGGAACGGCCCATCGCCTTCAAGATGGGCGTCGGTTTCTGCGACCACAACCACGAGCGCAAGGAATCCCTCGAAGGCTTCGTGGGCATGTACAACTTCGCGCGGGAGATCCATGCCTCGGCCATGAGCCCGGTCTGGAAATTCGTGCCCAGAAGGGAGGTGCGCAATGCTTAA
- a CDS encoding nitrogenase component 1, with protein sequence MLKPNYVSTTNACKLCTPLGAALAFRGVEKSVPFLHGSQGCATYMRRYIISHFREPMDIASSALGEKHAVYGGAPNLKKGLLNVMKKYQPQVIGVATTCLTETIGDDVGMILREFRKEFSDLDLPEVVHVNTPSYSGTHMDGWTGAVRAMAEQLVVEKARANGSVNLFGGMISPGDIRALKDIFGHFGLDATILPDISETLDGPALLDYEPIPSGGTPLEAIRHMSGAACSIEFGRCLPARTAGSSLQDRFGVPNVRLGMPLGLRETDRFLEALSEVASRGVPRRYLLERGRLVDSLVDGHKYVAGKRAIVYGEEDLVVGLVAFLSEIGVQPVLAATGSRTGEMVANIERVGGDLREQPQVHEGVDFHEIAEMAGELKPDLVIGHSKGYRYARDWGVPLVRVGFPIHDRFGGQRLRILGYGGAQDLYDRIVNAVLEKKQSGCSVGYGYL encoded by the coding sequence ATGCTTAAGCCCAACTACGTCTCCACCACCAACGCCTGCAAGCTCTGCACCCCGCTGGGCGCTGCCCTGGCCTTTCGCGGCGTGGAAAAGTCCGTGCCCTTCCTGCACGGCTCCCAGGGGTGCGCCACCTACATGCGGCGCTACATCATCAGCCATTTTCGCGAGCCCATGGACATCGCCTCGTCCGCGCTGGGGGAAAAGCACGCCGTGTACGGCGGCGCTCCCAACCTGAAGAAGGGGCTGCTCAACGTCATGAAAAAATACCAGCCCCAGGTCATCGGCGTGGCCACCACCTGTCTCACCGAAACCATCGGCGACGACGTGGGCATGATCCTCAGGGAGTTTCGCAAGGAGTTCTCCGACCTGGACCTGCCCGAGGTGGTGCACGTGAACACCCCCAGCTACAGCGGCACGCACATGGACGGCTGGACCGGAGCGGTGCGCGCCATGGCCGAACAGCTGGTGGTGGAAAAGGCCCGGGCCAACGGCTCGGTCAACCTGTTCGGGGGCATGATATCTCCGGGCGACATCCGCGCCCTCAAGGACATCTTTGGCCATTTCGGTCTGGATGCGACCATTCTTCCCGATATTTCCGAAACCCTGGACGGTCCGGCCCTGCTGGACTACGAGCCCATCCCCTCGGGCGGCACGCCCCTCGAAGCCATCAGGCACATGTCCGGGGCCGCGTGCAGCATCGAATTCGGCCGCTGCCTGCCCGCCAGGACCGCCGGGTCCTCCCTGCAGGACCGGTTCGGCGTTCCCAATGTCCGGCTGGGCATGCCCCTGGGCCTGCGGGAAACCGACAGGTTCCTGGAAGCCCTGAGCGAGGTGGCGAGCAGGGGCGTGCCCCGGCGTTACCTGCTGGAGCGCGGCAGGCTCGTGGATTCCCTGGTGGACGGCCACAAGTACGTGGCGGGCAAGCGGGCCATCGTCTACGGCGAGGAGGACCTGGTGGTCGGCCTGGTGGCCTTCCTGAGCGAGATCGGCGTGCAGCCCGTGCTGGCGGCCACCGGTTCCCGCACCGGGGAAATGGTGGCCAACATCGAACGGGTGGGCGGCGACCTGCGTGAGCAGCCCCAGGTCCACGAGGGCGTGGATTTCCACGAGATCGCCGAGATGGCCGGGGAACTGAAGCCCGACCTGGTCATCGGCCACAGCAAGGGCTACCGCTACGCCCGCGACTGGGGCGTTCCCCTGGTGCGCGTGGGCTTCCCCATCCACGACCGTTTCGGGGGGCAGCGCCTGCGCATTCTCGGATACGGCGGGGCGCAGGATCTCTACGACCGCATCGTCAATGCGGTGCTGGAAAAGAAACAGTCCGGCTGTTCCGTCGGCTACGGATATCTCTAA
- a CDS encoding radical SAM protein has protein sequence MKDTTRHPCFNKEAAGSCGRVHLPVAPRCNIQCNYCNRKYDCVNESRPGVSSAVLKPFQAAEYMDRVLERDVRITVAGIAGPGDPFANAPEVLETMRLLKERHPDLIFCLSSNGLNVPPYLDEIAALGVSHVTITINAVDPAIGARIYSWVKDGNVVYRGEQGAGILLERQLAAVRGLKERGVMVKVNTIIIPGVNEDHIPEVSRVAAELGADIQNLIPLKPSQDTLFADLPEPGHETVVPLRKAAGEFLAQMTHCKRCRADAVGLLAEDRSGELCGTLQACSKLRPLTVEQRRPYVAVASREGLLVNQHLGEAARFQIWGLGDGGFRMLEERTAPQPGCGPKRWERLAATLKDCRAVLASAMGEQPRKFLEESGLEAHVCSGFIRDALQTLYSGGDMDVYRSRKVGIGGSCCAGTGLGCG, from the coding sequence ATGAAGGATACGACAAGACACCCCTGCTTCAACAAGGAGGCCGCGGGAAGCTGCGGCAGGGTCCATCTTCCCGTGGCCCCCAGATGCAACATCCAGTGCAACTACTGCAACCGCAAGTACGACTGCGTGAACGAGTCCCGGCCGGGGGTCTCCAGCGCCGTGCTCAAGCCGTTCCAGGCCGCCGAATACATGGACCGCGTTCTGGAGAGGGACGTGCGCATCACCGTGGCGGGCATTGCCGGGCCGGGCGATCCCTTCGCCAATGCGCCCGAGGTGCTGGAAACCATGCGCCTGCTCAAGGAAAGGCATCCCGACCTGATCTTCTGCCTGTCCAGCAACGGGCTCAACGTGCCGCCGTACCTGGATGAGATCGCGGCCCTGGGCGTTTCCCACGTGACCATCACCATCAATGCCGTGGACCCGGCCATCGGCGCCCGGATCTATTCCTGGGTCAAGGACGGCAACGTGGTCTACCGGGGCGAGCAGGGGGCAGGGATTCTCCTGGAACGGCAGCTTGCGGCCGTTCGCGGGCTCAAGGAGCGGGGCGTGATGGTCAAGGTCAACACCATCATTATTCCCGGCGTCAACGAGGACCACATTCCCGAGGTCTCCCGCGTGGCGGCCGAACTGGGGGCGGACATCCAGAATCTCATTCCGCTCAAGCCCAGCCAGGACACGCTTTTTGCGGACCTGCCCGAGCCGGGGCATGAGACGGTTGTTCCCCTGCGCAAGGCGGCCGGAGAGTTCCTCGCGCAGATGACGCATTGCAAGCGCTGCCGGGCCGACGCCGTGGGCCTGCTGGCCGAAGACCGCTCCGGCGAGCTGTGCGGCACGCTGCAGGCCTGTTCCAAGCTCCGGCCCCTGACCGTGGAGCAGCGGCGGCCCTATGTGGCGGTTGCCAGCCGCGAAGGACTGCTGGTCAACCAGCATCTGGGCGAGGCCGCGCGGTTCCAGATCTGGGGGCTGGGCGACGGCGGATTCCGCATGCTGGAGGAGCGCACCGCGCCTCAGCCCGGCTGCGGTCCCAAACGCTGGGAGCGTCTCGCCGCGACCCTGAAGGACTGCCGGGCCGTGCTGGCCAGCGCCATGGGCGAGCAGCCCAGGAAGTTCCTGGAGGAATCCGGGCTTGAGGCCCATGTCTGTTCCGGGTTCATTCGGGACGCCTTGCAGACCCTCTACAGCGGCGGGGACATGGACGTGTACAGGTCCCGCAAGGTCGGCATCGGCGGCAGCTGTTGCGCCGGGACGGGCCTGGGCTGCGGCTAA
- a CDS encoding sigma 54-interacting transcriptional regulator — protein sequence MSTAVKNLKFMALLAICQIIDKALDLESALESVLRVLSEELSMKRATVTLLDDGRNTLNINASYGLTPEEKRRGVYSLGEGVTGAIFQSGEPYFVPDISKEPLFLNKTGTRIVTKAKLSFLGVPIKLYGEPIGVLNVDRLFADDISPEEDIEFLSVVATLIAQFISLNRKIEEREEVLRAENTSLKYQISKESNGLYMVGTSTAMMDVQRQLQRVAPTKATVLLGESGVGKTLIARIIHQLSDRKEHPFIKVNCASIPENLLESELFGVDKGAYTGASHSRAGRFEEANRGTIFLDEVGELPLAVQAKLLRVIQEKEFERLGSARTRRTDVRIVTATNKDLEVLSRNGEFRPDLYYRLNVFPIRVPALRERKEDVPGLLNHFLNRMADEYGRPLAFTSEALDTLTMHDWPGNVREMENLLERLVIMADSDRIDSAMLAGFLKGPARDAALQAPTPAPPSLGNRSLSDVERQEIVAALERNGWIQYKAARDLGLTPRQMGYRVHKFSLEPLIAQGRASLRN from the coding sequence ATGTCCACCGCAGTAAAAAACCTGAAGTTCATGGCCCTGCTGGCCATCTGTCAGATCATCGACAAGGCCCTGGACCTCGAATCCGCCCTGGAATCCGTGCTCCGCGTGCTCTCGGAAGAGCTGTCCATGAAGCGCGCCACCGTCACCCTGCTGGACGACGGCAGGAACACCCTGAACATCAATGCCTCCTACGGCCTGACCCCCGAGGAGAAACGGCGCGGTGTCTACAGCCTGGGCGAAGGCGTCACCGGTGCCATCTTCCAGTCCGGCGAGCCCTATTTCGTCCCCGACATCAGCAAGGAGCCCCTGTTCCTGAACAAGACGGGCACCCGCATCGTCACCAAGGCCAAGCTCTCGTTCCTGGGGGTGCCCATCAAGCTCTACGGAGAGCCCATCGGCGTGCTCAACGTGGACCGCCTCTTTGCGGACGACATCTCCCCGGAGGAGGACATCGAATTCCTTTCCGTGGTGGCCACGCTCATCGCCCAGTTCATCAGCCTGAACCGCAAGATCGAGGAACGCGAGGAAGTGCTCCGCGCGGAAAACACCTCGCTCAAGTACCAGATTTCCAAGGAATCCAACGGACTCTACATGGTGGGTACCAGCACGGCCATGATGGACGTGCAGCGCCAGCTCCAGCGGGTGGCCCCCACCAAGGCCACGGTGCTGCTGGGGGAGTCCGGCGTGGGCAAGACCCTCATCGCCCGCATCATCCACCAGCTTTCGGACCGCAAGGAACACCCGTTCATCAAGGTCAACTGCGCCTCCATCCCGGAGAACCTGCTGGAATCCGAACTCTTCGGGGTGGACAAGGGGGCCTATACCGGGGCCAGCCATTCCAGGGCAGGACGCTTTGAGGAGGCCAACCGGGGCACCATCTTCCTGGACGAAGTGGGCGAACTGCCTCTGGCAGTCCAGGCCAAGCTGCTTCGCGTCATCCAGGAAAAGGAATTCGAAAGGCTGGGCAGCGCGCGCACCAGGCGCACGGACGTGCGCATCGTCACGGCCACCAACAAGGACCTGGAGGTCCTTTCCCGAAACGGGGAGTTCCGGCCGGACCTCTACTACCGGCTCAACGTCTTCCCCATCCGGGTCCCGGCCCTGCGGGAGCGGAAGGAGGACGTGCCGGGCCTGCTCAACCACTTCCTGAACAGGATGGCCGACGAATACGGACGTCCCCTGGCCTTCACCTCCGAGGCGCTCGACACCCTGACCATGCACGACTGGCCGGGCAACGTGCGCGAAATGGAGAACCTCTTGGAGCGGCTGGTGATCATGGCCGACTCCGACCGAATTGATTCGGCCATGCTGGCCGGGTTCCTGAAAGGCCCGGCCCGGGACGCCGCCCTGCAGGCCCCGACGCCCGCGCCCCCTTCCCTCGGCAACCGCTCCCTGTCGGACGTGGAGCGCCAGGAGATCGTGGCCGCCCTGGAACGCAACGGCTGGATCCAGTACAAGGCCGCCAGGGACCTGGGGCTGACCCCGCGTCAGATGGGCTACCGCGTGCACAAGTTCTCCCTGGAGCCGCTCATTGCCCAGGGCCGCGCCAGCCTGCGCAACTGA
- a CDS encoding DUF4198 domain-containing protein: MKRILFALALAVAALSAGPASAHMFWINLSESFNHPPGHVTSVLGFGHSLPLDDFLAGEHGVIKLDRYELVAPDKSRFALGLPDIQVSPAQQTPTKMAVTTGDLGLRKIARTRDSAPGTYQVVAQSRPMYFTSYLDAKGKQRMAPLSLDQIKDIKTPLVSMKYMSYAKSFFALDQWTAPEPVGHDLELMPLTDLSDLHAGDLVRFKVTFKGKPVSADAKAMHSMTCTSNTFGGPDKFHLDSYLMNGEAQFRMPSAGQWVANVYYKQEVAGSPQLENEKGKCTVIYTAGTIGFTVKP; encoded by the coding sequence GTGAAACGAATCCTCTTCGCGCTGGCGCTTGCCGTGGCGGCGCTCTCGGCCGGGCCTGCCTCGGCACACATGTTCTGGATCAACCTGAGCGAATCCTTCAACCACCCGCCCGGCCATGTCACCTCGGTGCTGGGCTTCGGCCATTCCCTGCCCCTGGACGACTTCCTGGCCGGGGAACACGGGGTGATCAAGCTGGACCGCTATGAACTGGTGGCGCCGGACAAAAGCCGTTTCGCCCTGGGCCTGCCGGACATCCAGGTCAGCCCGGCCCAGCAGACGCCCACGAAAATGGCCGTGACCACCGGCGACCTGGGGCTGCGCAAGATCGCCCGCACCCGGGATTCCGCCCCGGGCACCTACCAGGTGGTCGCCCAGTCCAGGCCCATGTACTTCACCTCGTACCTGGACGCCAAGGGCAAGCAGCGCATGGCCCCACTGTCCCTGGACCAGATCAAGGACATCAAGACGCCCCTGGTTTCCATGAAATACATGTCCTATGCCAAGTCATTCTTCGCACTGGACCAATGGACCGCCCCCGAACCCGTGGGCCACGACCTGGAGCTCATGCCGCTTACCGACCTCTCGGACCTGCACGCGGGCGACCTGGTCCGCTTCAAGGTCACCTTCAAAGGCAAGCCCGTGAGCGCCGACGCCAAGGCCATGCACTCCATGACCTGCACCAGCAACACCTTCGGCGGGCCGGACAAGTTCCATCTGGATTCCTACCTGATGAACGGCGAGGCCCAGTTCCGCATGCCCAGCGCGGGCCAGTGGGTGGCGAACGTCTATTACAAGCAGGAGGTGGCCGGAAGCCCGCAGCTCGAGAACGAGAAGGGCAAGTGCACCGTGATCTACACTGCGGGCACCATCGGCTTCACCGTCAAACCGTAA
- a CDS encoding methyltransferase domain-containing protein yields MPQQTHITKRIAVFESWSTTYNQSIVDLMLKKFGVDYRDAILGVARKAAPKEGEDVLDIATGTGTVALALAEEADAGCRITGIDITQSMLDAARRNVNAAGIGDIFEFRQASAEELPFADNSYDVVTSSLALHHTNVPSVLRECHRVLRPGGRVVIADVTANKTWRSPVGAFYKLMDQLYMLGTESNDLFCQFHTHEEWMGLMRNAKFAGVEQKFFEPKHSWSRGIVIVSGTKPSA; encoded by the coding sequence ATGCCCCAACAGACGCACATCACCAAACGCATCGCCGTGTTCGAGTCCTGGTCCACCACCTACAACCAGAGCATCGTGGACCTGATGCTCAAGAAATTCGGCGTGGACTACCGCGACGCCATCCTGGGCGTGGCCCGCAAGGCCGCTCCCAAGGAGGGCGAGGACGTGCTGGATATCGCCACCGGCACGGGCACCGTGGCCCTGGCCCTGGCCGAGGAGGCTGACGCCGGTTGCCGGATCACGGGCATCGACATCACCCAGTCCATGCTGGACGCGGCCCGCAGGAACGTGAACGCCGCCGGAATCGGCGACATCTTCGAATTCCGGCAGGCGTCGGCCGAGGAACTTCCCTTTGCGGACAATTCCTACGACGTGGTCACCAGCTCCCTGGCCCTGCACCACACCAACGTGCCGTCCGTGCTCCGGGAGTGCCACCGCGTGCTGCGCCCCGGCGGCCGGGTAGTCATTGCCGACGTCACGGCCAACAAGACCTGGCGCAGCCCCGTGGGCGCGTTCTACAAGCTCATGGACCAGCTCTACATGCTGGGCACAGAGTCCAACGACCTGTTCTGCCAGTTCCACACCCACGAGGAGTGGATGGGGCTGATGCGCAACGCGAAATTCGCCGGAGTGGAGCAGAAATTCTTCGAGCCCAAGCACAGCTGGAGCCGGGGCATCGTCATCGTTTCCGGGACCAAACCTTCGGCCTGA